The Salinibaculum sp. SYNS191 genome has a window encoding:
- a CDS encoding thiamine pyrophosphate-binding protein translates to MHVHDAIIQFLDAQDVDTVFTLMAEDIMGLTSTIESEWAADIEVVEARHEQAAVAMADGYARASGDIGVAAIGRGPGIAQTGTAIATAREKGSKVLLVVPETPLSATSDVKSFQQQSYLDTMVGAVESVRDTGTLVPTFADVVRRLRHEGGPIAVQIPWDVIDATVELDDDWRAGPLGSPETTAAPTRCPPPETDVEAAVEAYLDSDATVPPVVLAGEGAVEADAREELVAVAERTGALLATTLQAQGYFADHPFGIGFVGTFGTNLANEFLARSEFVLAVGCSLNEHTTDDGRLVADATVVHVDSDPASIGRFTPVDVPVVGDAKATAAALRAKLDRRDIDFGDAFWTANRKRRIATTSPFDQRTFPEREGRVDPRDVIPKFDAHLPEDRLLVTDGGHFVNWVLDGMTIAHPDDYIWTIDFGAVGMGLPIGLGAATAVTDRTPVIVCGDAGFTMTLQELNTAARHGMSTVILVMNDDALGSEYQQLAARDGYTDAALVETPDIAAVAEGFGATGHTVTAPGDVDDIAPDLSSPEGLVVVDCKVNPDVKHRFYDSFHE, encoded by the coding sequence ATGCACGTACACGACGCGATTATCCAATTTCTCGACGCACAGGACGTCGACACGGTGTTCACGCTGATGGCCGAAGACATCATGGGCCTCACGTCGACCATCGAGTCGGAGTGGGCGGCGGACATCGAAGTCGTCGAGGCGCGACACGAGCAGGCAGCGGTCGCCATGGCCGACGGCTACGCGCGGGCGTCCGGCGACATCGGCGTCGCCGCAATCGGCCGCGGGCCGGGCATCGCACAGACGGGAACGGCCATCGCTACCGCGCGCGAGAAGGGCTCGAAGGTCCTCCTGGTCGTCCCCGAGACGCCGCTGTCGGCGACGAGCGACGTCAAATCCTTCCAGCAGCAGAGCTACCTCGACACGATGGTCGGCGCTGTCGAATCGGTCAGGGACACCGGAACGCTCGTCCCCACGTTCGCCGACGTCGTTCGCCGCCTCCGGCACGAGGGCGGCCCCATCGCCGTCCAGATTCCGTGGGACGTCATCGACGCGACGGTCGAACTGGACGACGACTGGCGGGCGGGGCCGCTGGGGTCGCCGGAGACGACGGCGGCACCGACTCGCTGTCCGCCCCCGGAGACGGACGTCGAGGCGGCAGTCGAGGCCTACCTGGACTCTGACGCGACCGTGCCGCCGGTGGTTCTCGCTGGCGAGGGGGCCGTCGAGGCGGACGCCCGCGAGGAACTGGTCGCCGTCGCGGAGCGGACGGGCGCGCTGCTGGCGACGACGCTGCAGGCGCAGGGCTACTTCGCCGACCACCCCTTCGGCATCGGCTTCGTGGGCACCTTCGGGACGAACCTCGCCAACGAGTTCCTCGCCCGGAGCGAGTTCGTCCTCGCCGTCGGCTGTAGCCTCAACGAGCACACGACCGACGACGGGCGACTCGTCGCCGACGCGACGGTCGTCCACGTCGACAGCGACCCTGCGAGCATCGGTCGCTTCACGCCGGTCGACGTGCCCGTCGTCGGCGACGCGAAGGCGACGGCCGCCGCGCTGCGGGCGAAACTCGACCGACGTGACATCGACTTCGGCGACGCGTTCTGGACCGCGAACCGGAAGCGGCGAATCGCCACGACGTCGCCGTTCGACCAGCGCACCTTCCCGGAGAGGGAGGGACGTGTCGACCCGCGCGACGTGATTCCGAAGTTCGACGCACACCTGCCCGAGGACCGGTTGCTCGTCACCGACGGCGGCCACTTCGTCAACTGGGTCCTCGACGGCATGACCATCGCCCACCCCGACGACTACATCTGGACCATCGACTTCGGTGCGGTGGGGATGGGACTGCCAATCGGCCTGGGCGCGGCGACGGCCGTCACCGACCGCACGCCGGTCATCGTCTGTGGCGACGCCGGCTTCACGATGACGCTCCAGGAACTGAACACGGCGGCCCGCCACGGAATGTCTACCGTCATCCTCGTGATGAACGACGACGCCCTCGGCTCCGAGTACCAGCAACTCGCCGCTCGCGACGGGTACACGGACGCCGCGCTCGTCGAGACGCCGGACATCGCCGCCGTCGCCGAGGGCTTCGGCGCGACGGGCCACACCGTGACGGCACCCGGCGACGTGGACGACATCGCCCCCGACCTCTCGTCGCCGGAGGGGCTGGTCGTCGTCGACTGCAAGGTGAACCCGGACGTGAAACACCGGTTCTACGACTCCTTTCACGAGTAG
- a CDS encoding RidA family protein, which translates to MEHRHINPESAPDSTEHGYSHAIVADGTFYISGQVGMDGDRNLAGEDITSQTRQAFDNVEAILAEIDRDLNDVVKVKAHIVDPHDRFADYNEVYQERFAAPYPCHTVLGVEQLAGPEYLVEIEVDVPVED; encoded by the coding sequence ATGGAGCATCGACACATCAATCCAGAGTCAGCACCGGACTCGACCGAACACGGCTACAGCCACGCGATCGTCGCCGACGGAACGTTCTACATCTCCGGGCAGGTCGGGATGGACGGCGACCGGAACCTCGCCGGCGAGGACATCACCTCCCAGACGCGACAGGCCTTCGACAACGTCGAGGCGATTCTGGCCGAAATCGACCGCGACCTGAACGACGTGGTGAAGGTCAAGGCACACATCGTCGACCCCCACGACCGCTTCGCGGACTACAACGAGGTCTATCAGGAGCGGTTCGCCGCGCCGTATCCCTGCCACACCGTGCTGGGCGTCGAGCAACTGGCGGGGCCGGAGTACCTCGTCGAGATAGAGGTCGACGTCCCCGTGGAGGACTAG
- a CDS encoding zinc-dependent alcohol dehydrogenase has protein sequence MTTTRAAVQTAAEELELRDLDVPDSVSGGEALVRVEGCGICGADYERYVGEMDDSGLFEYPVVLGHEPVGVVEEIGADAGDRWGVDAGDRIAIEPFAPCGVCEHCTRGEYTICDQRFIYGTTSLSVGAGIWGGFAEQMLLRPGTVVHQLSHDVSVEDATFFNPLGAGFEWVCRAGGAEVGDSVLVMGPGQRGLSAVIAAAESGCGPIVSSGLAADAERLAIADAFGATHTVDVATESLVDRIDDITDGRGVDVVVDTTPGATEAVVDAIEAVRPGGTVVLAGTKGMREVEGFVSDKVVFDNVSIEGTLGTRAWSFERAIDVIESGRYDLDRLHSHTLGLADLERAIQLQGGDADEDAFHITITPNDD, from the coding sequence ATGACGACGACGCGCGCCGCCGTCCAGACGGCCGCGGAGGAACTCGAACTGCGCGACCTGGACGTGCCCGACAGCGTGAGCGGCGGCGAGGCGCTGGTCCGCGTCGAGGGCTGTGGTATCTGCGGTGCCGACTACGAGCGGTACGTCGGCGAGATGGACGACAGCGGCCTCTTCGAGTACCCCGTCGTCCTGGGCCACGAACCCGTCGGCGTCGTCGAGGAGATCGGTGCCGACGCCGGCGACCGATGGGGCGTCGACGCGGGCGACCGCATCGCAATCGAGCCGTTCGCGCCGTGTGGCGTCTGCGAACACTGTACCCGCGGCGAGTACACCATCTGCGACCAGCGGTTCATCTACGGGACGACTTCGCTGTCCGTCGGTGCGGGCATCTGGGGCGGCTTCGCCGAGCAAATGCTCTTGCGACCGGGAACGGTCGTTCATCAGCTCTCCCACGACGTCTCCGTCGAAGATGCCACATTCTTCAACCCCCTCGGTGCGGGGTTCGAGTGGGTCTGTCGCGCGGGCGGGGCAGAGGTCGGTGATTCGGTGCTCGTCATGGGGCCGGGCCAGCGCGGCCTCTCGGCGGTCATCGCCGCCGCGGAGTCGGGCTGTGGCCCCATCGTCTCGTCGGGGCTGGCAGCCGACGCCGAGCGACTCGCTATCGCCGACGCTTTCGGCGCGACCCACACCGTCGACGTTGCGACCGAGTCGCTCGTCGACCGCATCGACGACATCACCGACGGTCGCGGCGTCGACGTCGTCGTCGATACGACCCCCGGCGCGACGGAGGCGGTGGTGGACGCCATCGAGGCCGTCCGACCGGGTGGAACCGTCGTCCTCGCAGGGACGAAAGGAATGCGGGAAGTCGAGGGGTTCGTCTCCGACAAAGTCGTCTTCGACAACGTCAGCATCGAGGGAACCCTCGGCACGCGCGCCTGGTCCTTCGAGCGAGCCATCGACGTCATCGAGTCCGGCCGGTACGACCTCGACCGGCTTCACTCCCACACGCTCGGTCTCGCCGACCTCGAACGAGCGATACAGCTCCAGGGCGGCGACGCCGACGAGGATGCGTTTCACATAACCATTACACCGAACGATGACTGA
- a CDS encoding PaaI family thioesterase: MTDEPPPERNISDDQYGSNTGFNPSGDNPLEQLREHAAEHPLIDEMGITFESFEDGTLRASIPHNDQWSNPGMEGALHGGMVVAYLDTVMGFTIMASVADQPLTSGPTINLNTNFLSPANDALFATGEIVRTGASSAVVDGTLENADTGEAVATAQGVWRVYTDD; encoded by the coding sequence ATGACTGACGAGCCACCGCCGGAGCGGAACATCTCCGACGACCAGTACGGCAGCAACACCGGGTTCAATCCGTCCGGGGACAATCCCCTCGAACAGCTCCGGGAACACGCCGCCGAGCATCCGCTCATCGACGAGATGGGCATCACCTTCGAATCGTTCGAAGACGGCACGCTCAGGGCGTCGATTCCCCACAACGACCAGTGGTCGAATCCGGGGATGGAGGGCGCGCTCCACGGCGGGATGGTCGTCGCCTACCTGGACACCGTCATGGGCTTTACAATCATGGCGAGCGTCGCCGACCAGCCGCTGACGAGCGGGCCGACCATCAACCTCAACACGAACTTCCTCTCACCGGCGAACGACGCACTGTTTGCGACGGGCGAAATCGTGCGCACGGGAGCGTCCAGCGCGGTCGTCGACGGAACGCTCGAAAACGCCGACACCGGCGAGGCAGTGGCCACCGCACAGGGCGTCTGGCGCGTCTACACCGACGACTGA
- a CDS encoding nuclear transport factor 2 family protein — MTDADRLQRLETREELKELRAKYCYYVDEQDWGPFFDLFVDDPTLDFGGMGVYEGQEGLERFAAEFVEAQLESSAHMLSNPILDVDGDEATGRWYVESPLTFADGNGAWRQGWYRDEYRRVDAEWRIEHMEMRFVYTADYDDETGWSDLRVL; from the coding sequence ATGACCGACGCCGACCGCCTCCAGCGTCTCGAAACCCGTGAGGAACTGAAAGAACTGCGCGCGAAGTACTGCTACTACGTCGACGAGCAGGACTGGGGACCCTTCTTCGACCTGTTCGTCGACGACCCGACGCTCGATTTCGGCGGCATGGGCGTCTACGAGGGGCAGGAAGGGCTCGAACGGTTCGCCGCCGAGTTCGTCGAAGCGCAACTGGAGAGTTCCGCACACATGCTCTCGAACCCGATTCTCGACGTGGACGGCGACGAGGCGACGGGTCGCTGGTACGTCGAATCGCCGCTGACGTTCGCCGACGGCAACGGCGCGTGGCGACAGGGCTGGTACCGCGACGAGTACCGCCGGGTCGACGCCGAGTGGCGCATCGAACACATGGAGATGCGGTTCGTCTACACCGCCGATTACGACGACGAGACGGGCTGGAGCGACCTCCGCGTGCTCTAG
- a CDS encoding FAD-dependent oxidoreductase, giving the protein MTVQPPDTWDVSTEVAVVGSGGAGLVAALAAQPGDVLVVEKAPTVGGTTAVSGGGLWLPNSRPVVEAVGEQPPEQAEAYIRRVAGDRVSDDLIETFVDLAPGVVDFIEEQTNLEFQFAGYPDYHTDWAEASDDGNMIEPTVFDGSRLGDDLDDVRDDPHHELPVPASEVYEAGGHAKFPEVADFEQLQRRKEEGKLATGRALVAGLYEGCLDAGVDFETNTAGKELVTEGDRVVGLIAEQDGEELAIEARAVVVAAGGIDWDEDMRENFLRGPVDAPMTPPDVEGDGVKLGMDVGADIGNMNEAWWFPAGRAHGQQWEDGSPLYKMVWGRTLPGSIMVNEDGERFCNEAGNYHDLTKTFHDFDPEKYGAANVPAYLVVDQTYRDQYRLLSVGPDDETPDWLATGETLRELAADIGVDPDGLEATVSEFNDHARDGEDPAFGRGETTYDNFVGDPDADHPNLGPLDDPPFYAMEIHSGIIGTKGGLVTRPNGAVVDVHGDAIPGLFAASNSTAHVMGMGYAGAGATLGPNVVFGYQAARHASDAAGE; this is encoded by the coding sequence ATGACTGTCCAGCCACCGGACACGTGGGACGTATCGACAGAGGTCGCGGTCGTCGGGTCGGGCGGTGCGGGGCTCGTCGCGGCACTCGCAGCACAGCCGGGCGACGTGCTCGTCGTCGAGAAAGCGCCGACGGTGGGTGGGACGACCGCCGTCTCCGGCGGTGGGCTGTGGCTCCCGAACAGCCGCCCGGTCGTGGAGGCAGTCGGCGAGCAACCGCCGGAACAGGCCGAAGCCTACATCCGCCGTGTGGCCGGCGACCGGGTGAGCGACGACCTCATCGAGACGTTCGTCGACCTCGCGCCCGGCGTCGTGGATTTCATCGAGGAACAGACGAACCTGGAGTTCCAGTTCGCCGGATATCCCGACTACCACACCGACTGGGCGGAGGCCAGCGACGACGGCAACATGATAGAGCCCACCGTCTTCGACGGCTCGCGCCTCGGCGACGATCTAGACGACGTTCGCGACGACCCCCACCACGAACTCCCCGTGCCGGCGAGTGAGGTGTACGAGGCGGGCGGCCACGCGAAGTTCCCCGAGGTCGCCGATTTCGAGCAACTCCAGCGACGAAAGGAGGAAGGCAAACTCGCGACGGGACGGGCACTCGTCGCCGGCCTCTACGAGGGCTGTCTGGACGCCGGTGTCGACTTCGAGACGAACACGGCCGGCAAAGAACTCGTTACCGAGGGCGACAGGGTGGTCGGTCTCATCGCAGAGCAGGACGGCGAAGAACTGGCTATCGAGGCGAGAGCAGTCGTGGTCGCCGCGGGCGGCATCGACTGGGACGAGGACATGCGCGAGAACTTCCTCCGTGGCCCCGTTGACGCGCCGATGACGCCGCCGGACGTCGAAGGCGACGGCGTCAAACTGGGGATGGACGTCGGTGCGGACATCGGCAACATGAACGAGGCGTGGTGGTTCCCCGCGGGACGTGCCCACGGCCAGCAGTGGGAAGATGGCTCGCCGCTCTACAAGATGGTCTGGGGGCGGACGCTGCCGGGGTCGATTATGGTCAACGAAGACGGCGAGCGCTTCTGCAACGAGGCAGGGAACTACCACGACCTGACGAAGACGTTCCACGACTTCGACCCAGAGAAGTACGGCGCAGCGAACGTTCCCGCCTACCTGGTCGTCGACCAGACCTACCGCGACCAGTACCGCCTGCTGTCCGTCGGGCCGGACGACGAGACGCCGGACTGGCTGGCGACCGGGGAGACCCTGCGGGAGTTGGCCGCGGACATCGGCGTCGACCCCGACGGCCTCGAAGCGACCGTCTCGGAGTTCAACGACCACGCCCGCGATGGCGAGGACCCCGCGTTCGGCCGCGGCGAGACCACCTACGACAACTTCGTCGGCGACCCCGACGCCGACCATCCGAACCTCGGCCCACTCGACGACCCGCCGTTCTACGCGATGGAGATTCACAGCGGCATCATCGGCACGAAAGGGGGTCTCGTGACCCGCCCGAACGGGGCCGTCGTCGACGTCCACGGCGACGCGATTCCGGGACTGTTCGCGGCCTCGAACAGCACGGCCCACGTCATGGGGATGGGCTACGCCGGCGCGGGCGCGACGCTCGGTCCGAACGTCGTCTTCGGCTACCAGGCCGCCCGTCACGCCAGCGACGCCGCTGGCGAGTGA
- a CDS encoding nuclear transport factor 2 family protein yields MSSQVSTSDQLHELLQGTYFDSIDAGDAETAVTAMHEDVEWVHTQVWEHDGHTGTKSDTHDGREEVFDFLDGRIGEMQAEGIEHKVRHTVYEDGEGAFRAEVVGPDGSTQPFMGWVELTDGKISTYIVGPERMPE; encoded by the coding sequence ATGTCATCACAGGTCAGTACCAGCGACCAGCTACACGAGTTGTTACAGGGCACGTACTTCGATTCCATCGACGCCGGCGACGCCGAGACGGCGGTGACGGCGATGCACGAGGACGTCGAGTGGGTGCACACGCAAGTCTGGGAGCACGACGGCCACACGGGGACGAAATCCGACACACACGACGGACGGGAGGAAGTCTTCGACTTTCTCGACGGACGCATCGGCGAGATGCAGGCGGAGGGCATCGAACACAAGGTCCGGCACACGGTCTACGAGGACGGCGAGGGAGCGTTCCGCGCAGAGGTCGTCGGCCCGGACGGCAGCACGCAGCCGTTCATGGGCTGGGTGGAACTGACCGACGGGAAGATTTCGACGTACATCGTCGGACCGGAACGGATGCCCGAATAG
- a CDS encoding MaoC family dehydratase: protein MGTLYAEDIAVGDEFPFGSHTVTKEEIVAFAEQFDPQPFHTDEAAAAESMFGGLVASGWHVVSLTNRMLTEDVFSKTALQGGHGTDKVRFHTPTRPGDTLSGVVEIVDVDDPESRPHHQDISFGVTTCNQDGEDVLTMVNHGMVARRESAE, encoded by the coding sequence ATGGGGACGCTCTACGCTGAAGATATCGCGGTCGGCGACGAGTTTCCGTTCGGCAGCCACACGGTCACGAAAGAAGAAATCGTCGCGTTCGCCGAGCAGTTCGACCCGCAGCCCTTCCACACGGACGAGGCAGCGGCCGCGGAGTCGATGTTCGGCGGTCTCGTCGCCAGCGGCTGGCACGTCGTCTCACTGACGAACCGGATGCTGACCGAAGACGTCTTCTCGAAGACCGCGCTCCAGGGCGGCCACGGGACGGACAAAGTTCGGTTCCACACGCCGACGCGACCCGGCGACACGCTGTCGGGAGTCGTCGAAATCGTCGACGTCGACGACCCGGAGAGCCGACCGCACCATCAGGACATCAGCTTCGGCGTCACGACGTGTAACCAGGACGGGGAGGACGTCCTCACGATGGTCAACCACGGCATGGTCGCCCGCCGCGAATCCGCAGAATAG
- a CDS encoding 3-hydroxyacyl-CoA dehydrogenase family protein: protein MASRTIGVVGAGTMGSGIAQLAAQQGFDVVVRDIEQELVDDGLASIEDNLAEAEEREIIEDAEAVFDLVTGTTDLAMVAEEASFIVEAAPEEMDIKQAIFEELDELADPDVVLGSNTSSLSITDIASVTDNPERVIGTHFFNPPVKMKLVELVTGHHTSDETLDRVEALADDLGRESIVVDDFPGFATSRLGLVLGMEAARMVQEGVASAEDIDTAMELGYNHPMGPLKLGDYNGWDVRVEVGEYLAEELGADVYRPPQIVKKMVRAGDYGVKSGRGFYDWDEE from the coding sequence ATGGCATCCAGAACTATCGGCGTCGTCGGCGCCGGTACCATGGGTAGTGGCATCGCACAGCTCGCCGCACAGCAGGGGTTCGACGTCGTCGTCCGCGACATCGAGCAGGAACTCGTCGACGACGGCCTCGCGAGCATCGAGGACAACCTGGCGGAAGCGGAGGAACGCGAGATAATCGAGGACGCAGAGGCCGTCTTCGACCTCGTGACGGGGACGACCGACCTGGCGATGGTCGCCGAAGAGGCCTCCTTCATCGTCGAGGCCGCCCCGGAGGAGATGGACATCAAACAGGCGATTTTCGAAGAACTCGACGAACTTGCCGACCCGGACGTCGTCCTCGGGTCGAACACCTCGTCGCTGTCGATTACCGACATCGCGAGCGTCACCGACAACCCCGAGCGCGTCATCGGCACGCACTTTTTCAACCCGCCGGTGAAGATGAAACTCGTCGAACTCGTCACCGGCCACCACACCAGCGACGAGACGCTCGACCGCGTCGAGGCACTGGCCGACGACCTCGGCCGAGAGAGCATCGTCGTCGACGACTTCCCCGGTTTCGCAACCTCGCGACTCGGTCTGGTCCTCGGGATGGAGGCCGCGCGAATGGTCCAGGAGGGTGTCGCCTCCGCCGAGGACATCGACACGGCGATGGAACTGGGCTACAACCACCCGATGGGACCGCTCAAACTCGGCGACTACAACGGCTGGGACGTCCGCGTCGAGGTCGGCGAGTACCTCGCAGAGGAACTGGGTGCCGACGTCTACCGGCCCCCACAGATTGTCAAGAAGATGGTTCGCGCCGGCGACTACGGCGTCAAGAGTGGCCGGGGGTTCTACGACTGGGACGAGGAGTGA
- a CDS encoding class I adenylate-forming enzyme family protein, translated as MEFNFDLGTDAQEEFVRQSRRFTVGDLLRKGARMYRDRTAVSEPNHEVTYTELNDRVNAFGNALRERGHEPGEATVAILSENRGEFVEVMFAGAKLGCLVPALNWRLERDELVHCVDLVEPEVLVVSEQYREKAAWIETSAESDPTIVNLDGGDGDLDYESLVADGSTAEPAPDHDVDPEQGLVVLYTSGTTGLPKGVVISHRAWLARGYTYIIDFDLEKGDCQLAWPPLFHIVSADWLPAIFTLGGTFYPVEGFDTERVVDILREEGGGIGWLVLLPGVVERLLDYVETHDIDPPSDFREIRNIGALVDLIDPKKVEAVTETFDMPFKNSYGATENGNVLSAGNDIPKGVRPTDDDLPKVESSFVDLKLIDEDWNEVEGRGELATRGPTLCSGYIKNEEANREDFQDGWFRTGDIFVHDEEEGTYHFVNRRKYLIKSGGENIYPAEIEKVLLEHEAIEEAVVVRVADEKWGEVPRAVVSTYDEDAVSVDALMETLEERLANYKLPQYFDVVHPDEFPRSATGKVVRDDVEAWALDNDSRVREV; from the coding sequence ATGGAGTTTAACTTCGACCTGGGTACCGACGCCCAGGAAGAATTTGTCCGCCAGTCGCGACGATTCACTGTCGGCGACCTCCTCCGGAAGGGGGCGCGGATGTACCGGGACCGCACTGCGGTCAGCGAGCCGAACCACGAGGTGACCTACACCGAGTTGAACGACCGCGTCAACGCCTTCGGGAACGCGCTCCGCGAGCGGGGCCACGAACCTGGCGAGGCGACCGTCGCCATCCTCTCGGAGAACCGCGGGGAGTTCGTCGAGGTCATGTTCGCCGGCGCGAAACTGGGCTGTCTCGTCCCCGCGCTGAACTGGCGGCTGGAACGGGACGAACTCGTCCACTGCGTCGACCTGGTGGAGCCCGAAGTTCTCGTCGTCTCCGAGCAGTACCGGGAGAAAGCCGCGTGGATAGAGACGTCCGCCGAGTCAGACCCCACCATCGTCAACCTAGACGGCGGCGACGGTGACCTCGACTACGAATCGCTGGTCGCGGACGGGTCCACCGCGGAGCCGGCGCCCGACCACGACGTCGACCCCGAACAGGGGCTCGTGGTGCTGTACACCTCCGGGACGACCGGGCTCCCGAAGGGCGTCGTCATCAGCCACCGCGCCTGGCTCGCGCGCGGGTACACCTACATCATCGACTTCGACCTCGAAAAGGGAGACTGCCAGCTCGCGTGGCCCCCGCTCTTTCACATCGTGTCCGCCGACTGGCTCCCCGCCATCTTCACCCTCGGCGGCACCTTCTATCCCGTCGAGGGGTTCGACACCGAGCGCGTCGTCGACATCCTCCGTGAGGAGGGAGGTGGCATCGGCTGGCTGGTCCTGCTTCCCGGCGTCGTCGAGCGGTTGCTGGACTACGTCGAGACCCACGACATCGACCCGCCCTCGGACTTCCGCGAGATACGCAACATCGGTGCGCTCGTCGACCTCATCGACCCGAAGAAGGTCGAGGCGGTCACCGAGACGTTCGACATGCCGTTCAAGAACTCCTACGGCGCGACGGAGAACGGGAACGTCCTCAGCGCCGGCAACGACATTCCGAAGGGCGTTCGACCGACCGACGACGACCTGCCGAAAGTCGAGTCCTCGTTCGTCGACCTGAAACTCATCGACGAGGACTGGAACGAGGTGGAAGGGCGCGGCGAACTCGCCACGCGCGGCCCGACGCTGTGTAGCGGCTACATCAAAAACGAGGAGGCGAACCGCGAGGACTTCCAGGACGGCTGGTTTCGCACCGGCGACATCTTCGTCCACGACGAGGAGGAGGGGACCTACCACTTCGTCAACCGGCGGAAGTACCTCATCAAAAGCGGCGGCGAGAACATCTATCCCGCCGAAATCGAGAAGGTGCTGCTCGAACACGAGGCTATCGAGGAAGCCGTCGTCGTGCGTGTCGCCGACGAGAAGTGGGGGGAAGTGCCACGCGCCGTCGTCAGCACCTACGACGAGGACGCCGTCAGCGTCGACGCCCTCATGGAGACGCTGGAGGAGCGGCTGGCGAACTACAAACTCCCGCAGTACTTCGACGTCGTCCACCCCGACGAGTTCCCCCGGTCGGCGACCGGCAAGGTGGTCCGCGACGACGTCGAGGCCTGGGCGCTCGACAACGACTCCCGCGTTCGGGAAGTCTGA
- a CDS encoding DMT family transporter, giving the protein MAGTSLPLLGVALSAMVALVVSAQVLLVRVGAEHGGIRQAVLLSMGVNVLAFLPAAAVLHFPDYGLTPTSLLSFVAAGLMGTFLGRVLYYDSIDRIGAGRTEPLKASMPLFASLIAVLVLGEALTMAHTGGILLIVVGIAAISWETTNTGAERGEDVSVTALGLPLLAAMAFATEPNFVRIGFAEGTPILVGLTLKTVAAGVGFVAYLRYRGTLRFDRLLGQPHTKWYLAAAVANTLSVLGYYAALKVSRVVVVAPITQTSPLLVAVLAYVFLSHLEHITWRLVSASLLVVVGAGIVTVFG; this is encoded by the coding sequence ATGGCAGGAACCTCGTTGCCGCTGCTGGGAGTGGCGCTCTCGGCGATGGTCGCACTCGTCGTCTCCGCGCAGGTGCTACTGGTCCGCGTGGGCGCAGAGCACGGCGGCATCAGGCAGGCCGTCCTCCTCAGCATGGGGGTGAATGTCCTGGCCTTTCTCCCCGCGGCGGCCGTCCTGCACTTCCCCGACTACGGCCTGACGCCGACGTCGCTGCTCTCCTTTGTCGCCGCCGGTCTGATGGGAACCTTTCTCGGCCGGGTGCTGTACTACGACTCCATCGACCGCATCGGTGCCGGGCGGACGGAACCGCTGAAGGCGTCGATGCCGCTGTTCGCCTCGCTCATCGCCGTCCTCGTCCTCGGCGAGGCGCTCACCATGGCCCACACCGGCGGCATCCTCCTCATCGTCGTCGGCATCGCGGCCATCTCCTGGGAGACGACGAACACGGGCGCGGAACGCGGGGAAGACGTCTCGGTGACGGCGCTGGGTCTGCCGCTGCTGGCGGCGATGGCGTTCGCGACCGAGCCGAACTTCGTCCGTATCGGGTTCGCTGAGGGGACGCCCATCCTGGTCGGCCTCACGCTGAAGACCGTCGCGGCGGGCGTCGGCTTCGTGGCCTACCTCCGGTACCGGGGCACGCTCCGGTTCGACAGGCTCCTGGGGCAACCTCACACGAAGTGGTATCTCGCCGCCGCCGTGGCGAATACGCTCTCGGTGCTGGGGTACTACGCGGCGCTGAAAGTCTCCCGCGTCGTCGTGGTCGCGCCCATCACCCAGACGAGTCCGCTGCTCGTCGCCGTCCTCGCCTACGTGTTCCTCAGCCACCTGGAACACATCACCTGGCGGCTGGTCTCGGCGTCGCTCCTGGTCGTCGTCGGTGCCGGCATCGTCACCGTGTTCGGGTAG